The Psychrobacter sp. LV10R520-6 genome includes a region encoding these proteins:
- a CDS encoding DMT family transporter — MTRRDLIIFFTLSFMWSLSFIFYRVGVPEFGSLAFASLRVVFAGLTMLIFVVLYPKSREGIRENFKVLAVVGLFSAAIPFVLFSFSAQSVNAGVLAVINASVPMMSGFIASKFFNDKLAKKQTLGLIIGVVGVGILMSERLFDEQGQILDLGTGLLPMGYALLACVGYATGANITRNYLEDLSPIAITAGSLIIASLVMLPIAVYEFPYGKSISLKAWLSVICIGVFSTAIALIFMNRLIKNIGAMRATSITLVIPIFAIFFGYVLLGEALDIGAIIGSVVILVGTYLSLNLSLKKLVH, encoded by the coding sequence ATGACCAGACGCGACCTTATCATCTTTTTTACGCTGTCCTTTATGTGGTCGCTATCTTTTATATTTTACCGAGTGGGTGTGCCTGAGTTTGGCTCGTTGGCCTTTGCAAGCTTGCGTGTGGTATTTGCTGGGCTAACCATGCTTATTTTTGTGGTGCTATATCCAAAAAGTCGAGAAGGTATTCGTGAAAATTTCAAAGTGCTGGCAGTAGTCGGTTTATTCTCCGCTGCCATTCCATTTGTGCTATTTTCTTTCTCAGCACAGTCAGTGAATGCGGGTGTATTGGCGGTGATTAATGCCTCCGTCCCCATGATGAGTGGGTTTATCGCCAGTAAGTTTTTCAACGATAAACTGGCTAAGAAACAAACCTTAGGGTTGATCATTGGCGTGGTTGGGGTCGGTATTTTAATGAGTGAGCGCTTATTTGACGAGCAAGGACAAATTTTAGATCTAGGTACAGGGTTGCTGCCAATGGGTTACGCCTTATTGGCCTGTGTTGGTTATGCGACAGGGGCCAATATCACCAGAAACTATTTAGAAGACCTTTCGCCGATTGCGATCACAGCGGGCTCGCTAATCATTGCCAGCTTGGTCATGCTACCCATTGCCGTGTATGAATTTCCGTATGGCAAAAGTATTAGTCTTAAAGCTTGGTTATCTGTGATTTGTATTGGGGTGTTTTCGACGGCTATCGCATTAATTTTTATGAACCGACTTATTAAAAATATTGGCGCTATGCGGGCGACCAGCATTACCTTAGTCATTCCTATTTTTGCGATATTCTTCGGTTATGTGTTACTTGGTGAAGCATTGGATATAGGGGCAATCATTGGCTCAGTGGTGATATTGGTTGGCACGTACTTATCTTTAAATTTATCTTTAAAAAAACTGGTCCATTAA
- the acnA gene encoding aconitate hydratase AcnA, protein MSDIFNVKDTLSVDGKDYAYYSLPELTKTYDNINTLPFCMKIVLENLLRKEDGGQSVGKNHIEAVANWDAAAAPSQEIAFMPARVVLQDFTGVPSVVDLAAMRDAVVKLGGKAEQINPFIPSELVVDHSVQVDVYGREDALDLNKKIEFERNNERYEFLHWGRQAFENFVVVPPATGIVHQVNLEYLARVVMAAEVEGENGTELTAYPDTVFGTDSHTTMINGIGVLGWGVGGIEAEAAMLGQPSSMLIPQVVGFEMTGKLTEGVTATDLVLRVVEMLRAHGVVGKFVEFYGEGLHNMPLADRATIANMSPEYGATCGIFPIDQISIDYLRLSGRDEVQIELVEKYAKAQGLWHDADTPHATYSSKLHLDLTTVEPSLAGPKLPHQRIALSDMHKSFGKTLETMTKDRKAEVKAKDRFDEEGGEQVQAKTLAAKPDAFCADEGNFCTIVDINDEQYKLRDGAVVIAAITSCTNTSNPAVMIGAGLVARNAAAKGLKAKPWVKTSLAPGSKVVTDYLEKTKLMTELEKIGFYLVGYGCTTCIGNSGPLLESIEKGIEDNDLVAAAVLSGNRNFEGRIHSHVKANYLASPPLVVAYALAGTVDIDMTSHPLGQDQEGNDVFLKDIWPTSQEIEELIANNINAEMFHKNYGEVFDGSDEWNSISSSDSQLYPWSEESTYIKNPPFFDDMTMEPQGIPDIENARILGLFGDSITTDHISPAGNIDADSPAGKYLKGRGVMEADFNSYGSRRGNDAVMTRGTFANIRIKNLMMDGKEGGYTYYLKGDKATLKDGEQLPIYDAAMKYKEEGRTLVVLGGEEYGSGSSRDWAAKGTILLGVKAVLTGSFERIHRSNLVGMGVLPLTFKDGESAQSHNLDGSEVLSITGLNNGESEMATVTATRADGSTETFEVNVVLQTPKEREYVRHGGVLHYVLRQLASESKDAA, encoded by the coding sequence ATGAGTGATATTTTCAACGTAAAAGACACCCTCTCGGTCGATGGCAAGGATTATGCCTACTATAGTTTGCCTGAACTGACCAAAACCTATGACAATATTAATACTCTGCCGTTTTGCATGAAAATTGTGCTTGAAAACTTGCTGCGCAAAGAAGATGGTGGCCAATCGGTAGGCAAAAACCATATTGAAGCCGTTGCTAACTGGGACGCTGCTGCTGCGCCATCACAAGAGATTGCCTTTATGCCGGCTCGTGTGGTGCTACAAGATTTTACCGGGGTACCCTCAGTAGTAGATTTGGCCGCTATGCGGGATGCGGTGGTCAAGCTCGGCGGTAAAGCGGAGCAAATTAACCCGTTTATCCCTAGTGAATTGGTCGTTGATCACTCGGTACAAGTTGATGTTTATGGTCGCGAAGATGCGCTTGATTTGAATAAAAAGATTGAATTTGAGCGTAATAACGAGCGTTATGAATTCCTGCATTGGGGTAGACAGGCTTTTGAAAATTTTGTGGTGGTACCACCTGCCACTGGTATCGTCCATCAAGTCAACTTAGAATATTTAGCACGGGTGGTGATGGCCGCTGAAGTTGAGGGCGAAAATGGCACTGAGCTGACCGCTTATCCTGATACGGTTTTTGGTACCGACAGTCACACCACCATGATTAATGGTATCGGTGTACTCGGTTGGGGTGTTGGCGGTATTGAAGCGGAAGCGGCGATGCTAGGGCAACCGTCATCAATGCTCATTCCACAAGTGGTTGGTTTTGAGATGACCGGCAAGCTCACTGAAGGCGTTACTGCAACTGACTTGGTGTTGCGTGTGGTTGAGATGCTGCGTGCTCACGGCGTAGTCGGTAAGTTCGTTGAATTCTACGGTGAAGGTCTGCACAACATGCCGCTTGCTGATCGGGCGACTATTGCCAATATGTCGCCAGAATATGGCGCTACTTGTGGTATTTTCCCTATTGACCAAATATCGATTGATTATTTGCGCTTATCAGGTCGCGATGAAGTCCAAATTGAGCTGGTCGAAAAATACGCCAAAGCGCAAGGTTTATGGCACGATGCGGATACGCCGCATGCGACTTATTCGAGCAAATTGCATCTTGACTTAACCACCGTTGAACCATCACTTGCTGGACCTAAGCTACCGCATCAACGTATTGCTTTGTCTGATATGCACAAGAGCTTTGGCAAAACTTTAGAGACCATGACTAAAGATCGTAAAGCTGAAGTCAAAGCTAAAGATCGCTTTGATGAAGAAGGCGGTGAGCAGGTGCAGGCCAAAACATTAGCGGCTAAGCCTGATGCTTTCTGTGCTGATGAGGGTAATTTCTGTACTATCGTCGATATCAACGATGAACAGTACAAGTTGCGTGACGGGGCTGTAGTGATTGCGGCGATTACCTCTTGTACCAATACCTCCAATCCAGCAGTAATGATCGGGGCAGGACTGGTTGCTAGAAATGCAGCGGCTAAAGGACTCAAAGCTAAGCCATGGGTCAAGACTTCACTGGCGCCCGGCTCGAAGGTAGTGACCGATTATCTTGAAAAAACCAAGCTGATGACCGAGCTGGAAAAGATTGGCTTCTATCTGGTCGGTTATGGCTGTACTACTTGTATCGGCAACTCAGGACCCCTGCTTGAGAGCATAGAAAAAGGCATTGAAGACAATGATTTGGTCGCCGCCGCTGTACTATCAGGTAATCGTAACTTCGAAGGTCGTATTCACTCGCATGTAAAAGCCAACTATTTGGCCTCGCCGCCATTAGTAGTGGCATATGCGCTGGCAGGTACCGTTGATATTGATATGACATCCCATCCGCTTGGACAAGACCAAGAGGGCAATGATGTCTTCTTAAAAGACATCTGGCCGACGTCGCAAGAAATTGAAGAGCTCATCGCTAATAATATTAACGCTGAGATGTTCCATAAAAACTACGGTGAAGTGTTCGACGGTAGTGATGAGTGGAATTCTATTTCGTCTTCAGACAGCCAGCTATATCCATGGAGTGAGGAATCAACTTACATTAAGAACCCACCGTTCTTTGATGATATGACCATGGAACCACAAGGTATCCCTGACATTGAGAATGCACGCATATTGGGCTTGTTCGGTGATTCTATCACTACCGATCATATCTCACCTGCGGGCAACATTGATGCAGATTCACCGGCTGGTAAGTACTTAAAAGGTCGCGGAGTGATGGAAGCTGACTTTAACAGCTATGGCTCACGCCGTGGTAATGATGCGGTCATGACCCGAGGTACCTTTGCCAACATCCGTATCAAAAACTTGATGATGGATGGTAAAGAGGGTGGTTATACTTATTACCTCAAAGGGGACAAAGCGACCCTCAAAGATGGCGAGCAGTTGCCTATTTATGATGCGGCGATGAAGTATAAAGAAGAAGGTCGTACGCTGGTCGTTCTCGGCGGTGAAGAATATGGTTCTGGCTCTAGCCGTGACTGGGCTGCCAAAGGTACGATTCTACTGGGTGTAAAAGCGGTACTTACCGGTTCGTTTGAGCGTATTCACCGCTCTAATCTTGTGGGAATGGGTGTACTGCCCTTAACCTTTAAAGATGGCGAGAGTGCGCAATCTCATAACCTTGATGGCTCAGAAGTGTTGAGTATCACAGGGCTTAACAATGGCGAGAGTGAGATGGCTACCGTTACTGCCACACGCGCTGATGGCTCAACAGAGACTTTTGAGGTCAATGTAGTGCTACAGACGCCAAAAGAGCGCGAATACGTCCGTCATGGCGGTGTATTGCACTATGTACTGCGCCAGCTTGCCAGTGAAAGTAAAGACGCTGCTTAA
- a CDS encoding DUF3025 domain-containing protein, protein MTAHALLPKISPSATDSLDSSFAAINWQAPWLCHLSQLDYLSQTVENLSSQAQRSDGEDANFKDNFNHSTAIIAELLNTAITQQNKKSPSQTKPTQNNQAHALIFVSQDALPDGEAYESFIASTGNIPTRDNLHDLFNGSIWLTFPKTKALLNYHHMCQIAEQGISESRGRVRDTVTVFDENGAILVTSEPHIGKALIKFDWQASLVSPRDNWENPRQPNEDTQAAVYIFGHALLEQLIQPRKPLCAHSVVIKVAPDFFTLSLPDRLASIDNKLAEHMHQLLSQDDITPRNLSPLPILGVPHFWADNANPEFYEDSYVFRNGRRQQV, encoded by the coding sequence ATGACTGCTCACGCTCTATTGCCTAAAATATCACCCTCTGCTACCGATTCATTGGATTCAAGCTTTGCCGCTATTAACTGGCAAGCACCGTGGCTGTGTCATCTCAGCCAATTAGATTATCTCAGTCAAACGGTAGAGAATTTAAGTAGTCAGGCGCAACGTTCAGATGGGGAAGACGCTAATTTTAAAGATAATTTTAATCATAGCACCGCTATCATCGCTGAGCTGTTAAATACAGCTATAACTCAGCAGAATAAAAAATCGCCATCTCAAACCAAACCGACCCAAAATAATCAAGCTCACGCTCTAATATTTGTCTCCCAAGACGCATTGCCAGATGGCGAGGCTTATGAAAGCTTTATCGCGTCAACGGGCAATATTCCTACCCGTGATAACTTGCATGATTTATTTAATGGCAGTATTTGGCTGACTTTTCCTAAGACTAAGGCACTGTTGAACTATCATCATATGTGCCAAATTGCTGAGCAAGGAATTAGTGAGAGTCGCGGGCGTGTACGCGATACGGTTACGGTGTTTGATGAAAATGGAGCGATATTGGTAACCTCTGAGCCTCACATTGGTAAGGCGTTAATTAAGTTTGATTGGCAAGCAAGCTTAGTGTCACCGCGCGACAACTGGGAAAACCCGCGCCAGCCAAATGAGGATACACAGGCGGCGGTTTATATTTTTGGCCATGCATTACTTGAGCAGCTGATACAACCGCGTAAACCATTATGTGCGCATAGCGTGGTAATCAAGGTTGCGCCTGATTTTTTTACCTTGTCATTACCAGACCGTTTGGCGTCTATCGATAACAAGCTGGCTGAACATATGCATCAGCTATTATCGCAGGATGATATTACCCCGCGCAACCTTTCACCATTGCCGATACTAGGTGTACCTCATTTTTGGGCTGACAATGCCAATCCTGAATTTTATGAGGACAGTTATGTGTTTCGTAATGGCCGTCGCCAGCAAGTATGA
- a CDS encoding metal-dependent hydrolase: MANFNTHLNGAFSVSGMMGLTVYKAGLLNDSGFLICVALGTIGGLLPDLDSDNSTPIKLGFNIASFIFAFGLVMHWRSELSLLALIALWLAGYGFMRYVVFQIFTSMTVHRGVIHSVPYMAILGLGLTYLSYYVVHNPLTASWFYGLFLFGGAMVHLLLDEMYSVNLSGMTMKRSSGTAMKFYQHKDRWWYLILYALLALLVFSAPPFAPFWEQLRDPAPWAKLKVGMLPTFIKNLLS; this comes from the coding sequence ATGGCGAATTTTAATACCCACTTAAATGGCGCATTTTCGGTAAGTGGCATGATGGGCTTAACCGTTTATAAAGCCGGTCTGTTGAATGACTCAGGGTTTTTAATATGCGTGGCGCTCGGTACGATAGGCGGACTGCTGCCTGATCTAGACTCTGATAACTCGACCCCGATTAAATTGGGCTTTAATATTGCGTCCTTTATTTTTGCCTTTGGACTGGTGATGCATTGGCGCAGTGAGCTAAGCTTACTGGCCTTAATAGCGCTCTGGCTGGCGGGCTATGGTTTTATGCGTTATGTGGTCTTTCAGATATTTACCAGCATGACTGTGCATCGCGGCGTTATTCACTCGGTCCCCTACATGGCGATATTGGGGCTTGGACTGACGTATTTAAGCTATTATGTAGTGCACAATCCGCTAACGGCCAGCTGGTTTTACGGTCTATTTTTATTTGGTGGCGCGATGGTACATTTGCTATTAGATGAGATGTACAGCGTGAATCTATCAGGGATGACCATGAAGCGCTCGTCCGGTACGGCGATGAAGTTTTATCAACATAAAGACCGCTGGTGGTATCTAATATTGTATGCGCTGCTGGCTTTACTGGTATTCTCCGCCCCACCTTTTGCACCGTTTTGGGAACAGCTGCGCGATCCTGCCCCTTGGGCAAAGCTCAAAGTCGGCATGCTGCCTACCTTTATAAAAAATTTGTTATCTTGA
- a CDS encoding YchJ family protein: MPLSIKNCPCQINPSLATISTPLAYKDCCQPYHNDIDKVEGVQAESAERLMRTRYSAFVLVKADYIVKTTVPAQQALLDINAIETWAKETDWAGLEIVQHTPKLGKRHAQVEFKAYYVTSEGTQSHHELSTFVKITDKSASENKERWYFLDPTVSMSVSQKQPCICGSGEKFKRCCGVFLA, translated from the coding sequence ATGCCACTTTCTATAAAAAATTGCCCTTGCCAAATTAATCCATCATTAGCCACAATAAGCACACCATTAGCTTATAAAGACTGCTGTCAGCCTTATCATAACGATATTGATAAAGTTGAAGGCGTTCAAGCTGAGAGCGCTGAACGTTTGATGCGCACTCGTTATAGCGCGTTTGTATTGGTAAAGGCGGATTATATCGTCAAGACCACTGTGCCCGCGCAGCAGGCTTTGCTTGATATCAATGCTATTGAAACATGGGCAAAGGAAACGGATTGGGCAGGGTTAGAGATCGTGCAACACACGCCAAAACTTGGTAAGCGTCATGCTCAAGTTGAGTTTAAGGCTTATTACGTGACATCAGAGGGAACGCAGTCACACCATGAGCTGTCTACCTTTGTAAAGATAACGGACAAGTCTGCTTCTGAAAACAAAGAACGCTGGTACTTCCTTGACCCAACGGTATCGATGTCGGTGAGCCAAAAACAGCCATGTATCTGTGGGTCTGGGGAGAAGTTTAAACGCTGTTGTGGGGTTTTTTTGGCTTAG
- a CDS encoding ATP-binding protein, with translation MDSEAVEKAKQNFARKMEKRVQSFDSETILKLNDIDFLNKARLTENGKVTRAILLLLGKAESAYLLSPHPASMVWSLEARARAYEHFHPPFLLTSTQLYQKIRNFQIRILPDDQLIPIEIDKYNQRVVLEALHNCIAHQDYTKHSRIIVSKKIDRLIFESEGSFFEGKPTDYITYDKRPKKYRNLKLAQAMVELNMIDTMGYGIHEMYEKQAKRYLPLPDYDLTASAVNLTIYGDIVDPAYSKLLIKKTDLSLIEIIALDRVQKRQSISKNMAEELKRKSLIEGRRPNYYVSSSVAEATNKKAKYIRNRTQDDTFYMQLILDYIDRYSHATRPEIDNLLLPKLSEILNDKQKVTKVGHLLTKLRKVDRIENIGAGRNSKWVKK, from the coding sequence TTGGACTCAGAAGCAGTAGAAAAAGCAAAGCAGAATTTTGCTAGAAAAATGGAAAAAAGAGTACAAAGCTTTGATAGTGAAACCATACTTAAATTAAATGATATAGACTTTTTAAATAAAGCCAGATTAACTGAAAATGGTAAAGTTACTAGAGCCATACTTTTATTACTTGGCAAAGCAGAGTCGGCTTATCTCCTTTCACCTCATCCGGCATCTATGGTATGGAGCTTAGAGGCGAGAGCGCGAGCTTATGAACATTTTCATCCACCTTTTCTACTGACATCGACGCAACTTTATCAAAAAATACGTAATTTTCAAATACGGATTTTACCTGATGACCAACTAATCCCTATTGAAATCGATAAATATAATCAGCGCGTTGTGTTAGAAGCGTTGCATAACTGTATTGCTCATCAAGACTACACTAAGCATTCTAGAATTATTGTATCCAAAAAAATAGATAGATTGATTTTTGAAAGTGAAGGCAGTTTTTTCGAGGGTAAGCCTACAGATTATATAACTTATGATAAACGTCCAAAAAAGTATCGTAATCTAAAATTAGCACAAGCGATGGTAGAGCTAAATATGATTGACACGATGGGTTATGGCATTCATGAAATGTATGAAAAACAGGCAAAGCGCTATTTGCCACTTCCTGATTATGATCTAACTGCATCAGCCGTAAATTTGACAATCTATGGTGATATCGTTGACCCTGCCTATAGTAAGCTTTTAATAAAAAAAACAGACTTGTCATTAATAGAAATTATAGCTTTAGATAGAGTTCAAAAAAGACAAAGTATTTCTAAGAATATGGCGGAAGAGCTAAAACGTAAGAGCTTGATAGAAGGACGACGACCTAATTATTATGTCTCCTCTTCAGTTGCGGAAGCAACTAATAAAAAAGCGAAATATATACGCAACCGCACTCAAGATGATACTTTTTATATGCAACTTATTCTGGACTACATAGATAGATACAGCCACGCTACTAGACCAGAGATTGATAATTTGCTGCTTCCTAAACTTAGTGAAATACTCAATGACAAGCAGAAAGTCACTAAAGTAGGACATTTATTAACTAAGCTCCGGAAAGTAGATAGAATAGAAAATATCGGGGCAGGGCGAAACTCTAAGTGGGTTAAAAAATGA
- a CDS encoding ATP-binding protein codes for MSHDELLELLDSLIDDWENEVVEFKRGKKEFSLSDIGKYFSAIANEANLRAHEFGWLVFGIDDKSRKVIGTDYKSGVSEKIQGVSY; via the coding sequence ATGAGTCATGACGAGCTTTTGGAGTTACTAGACAGCCTTATTGATGATTGGGAAAACGAAGTTGTTGAATTTAAACGCGGCAAAAAAGAGTTCTCATTATCGGACATTGGTAAGTATTTTTCTGCGATAGCCAATGAGGCTAATCTACGCGCGCATGAATTCGGCTGGCTAGTATTTGGCATTGATGATAAAAGTCGCAAAGTCATTGGTACAGACTATAAGTCTGGAGTATCTGAAAAAATACAAGGAGTAAGTTATTAA
- a CDS encoding class II glutamine amidotransferase, whose protein sequence is MCQLLGMNCNTPTDIGFSFAGFRRRGGMTDSHEDGFGIAFFERSDCTGKNNTDNNAATGLRLFHDNRPSHLSPVADLVNNYPIKAINVIAHIRKATQGQNCLANTHPFVREVWGEQWVFAHNGQMNSEFIKRCQRLQDNGNASHCQPVGSTDSEMAFCYLVNRLKSSFKSRPDDQTLFNFLTTQCRYLSANGLFNCLISNGRWQLAYAGSLLFYLTRQAPFGEAKLADNDLAINFGDVTTDTDKVTILVTVPLTDNEKWQQLAVNECLIFQDGEVLYKDSPSQRKFLTIDEGVAIARAVGASI, encoded by the coding sequence ATGTGTCAACTCTTAGGAATGAACTGTAATACCCCAACGGATATCGGTTTTAGCTTTGCCGGATTTCGTCGGCGCGGCGGTATGACGGACAGTCACGAAGATGGTTTTGGCATTGCATTTTTTGAGCGTAGTGACTGCACTGGTAAAAACAATACGGACAACAATGCTGCAACCGGTCTGCGCTTGTTTCATGACAATCGCCCCAGTCATCTGTCCCCAGTTGCCGACTTAGTAAATAATTATCCTATCAAAGCGATAAATGTCATCGCCCATATTCGTAAAGCGACTCAAGGTCAGAACTGCTTAGCAAATACCCATCCCTTTGTCCGTGAAGTGTGGGGCGAGCAGTGGGTGTTTGCCCATAACGGCCAGATGAATAGCGAGTTTATTAAACGCTGTCAGCGCTTGCAAGACAACGGTAATGCCTCGCACTGCCAGCCAGTTGGCTCAACGGACTCTGAGATGGCGTTTTGTTACTTAGTTAATCGACTCAAAAGTAGCTTTAAGTCTCGCCCTGATGACCAAACGTTGTTTAACTTTTTGACCACTCAATGTCGTTATCTGTCCGCGAATGGTCTCTTTAATTGTCTGATATCGAATGGCAGATGGCAATTGGCCTATGCGGGTAGTTTACTGTTTTATCTCACTCGCCAAGCGCCGTTTGGTGAAGCAAAATTAGCAGATAATGACCTAGCGATTAACTTTGGCGATGTGACCACAGATACAGACAAAGTCACGATATTGGTAACGGTTCCGTTGACTGACAATGAAAAGTGGCAACAGCTGGCCGTCAATGAGTGTCTAATATTCCAAGATGGTGAGGTGCTGTATAAAGACAGTCCAAGCCAGCGGAAGTTTTTGACTATTGATGAAGGGGTTGCGATTGCGCGGGCAGTTGGGGCGAGTATTTAG
- a CDS encoding homoserine kinase, with the protein MSVYTQLTDDQFAAFCQSFGVQFSRAIPITQGIKNSNWFIQTTDDSDGEHSYVFTLFEERPPADIGKMAVILNKLNGKLPVAAPLALLDSGIESRADNDNNLSDDKRYVIHYEDKAITVVPCLAGTHPEQTTQSMCHEIGASLAVLHATLQELQPAEKYGVPLYPWAEVRDREMQFMPSDEAKLMSDIWQSYTDLPLATLPKGLCHLDMFADNTLWDLPLNNSQKGNERLTGLLDFTEVSVDHYLMDIAITINDFCTTWGDAEQGESVDFDRSKMAVFLQGYESKRALREDEKKALPVMLAKAAVIFWLLRLNVIHYNRTEGRTGDNIMVKNPDLMKRLAAYHWSHVEKAQNVVFVLLDTDKADSQIKGVFSSATQAQEHLNDDSKFEIKKYTLDQLS; encoded by the coding sequence ATGTCCGTCTATACCCAGTTAACCGATGATCAGTTTGCCGCATTTTGTCAAAGTTTTGGTGTCCAATTTTCCCGTGCCATTCCTATTACCCAAGGGATCAAAAACTCTAACTGGTTTATTCAAACGACTGATGATAGCGATGGCGAGCACTCTTATGTATTTACTTTATTTGAAGAGCGTCCCCCTGCTGATATTGGAAAAATGGCGGTCATTTTAAATAAGTTAAATGGCAAATTACCGGTTGCGGCACCGCTGGCACTGCTTGATTCAGGTATTGAGTCACGTGCTGATAACGACAATAATTTGAGTGATGATAAACGCTATGTCATTCACTATGAAGACAAAGCGATTACGGTAGTGCCGTGTCTGGCAGGCACACATCCTGAGCAAACCACCCAAAGCATGTGTCATGAGATAGGCGCGTCGCTGGCGGTATTGCATGCAACATTACAAGAACTGCAACCTGCCGAAAAGTATGGCGTACCACTGTATCCGTGGGCGGAAGTACGTGATCGCGAAATGCAGTTTATGCCAAGCGATGAAGCCAAGCTGATGAGCGATATTTGGCAGTCTTATACTGACTTGCCACTGGCAACACTGCCAAAAGGACTGTGTCATTTAGATATGTTTGCGGACAATACTTTGTGGGACTTACCATTAAATAACAGCCAAAAAGGCAACGAGCGTCTTACGGGTCTGTTAGACTTTACTGAAGTCAGTGTCGATCATTATTTGATGGACATAGCGATTACTATTAATGATTTTTGTACCACGTGGGGCGACGCTGAACAAGGCGAATCGGTCGATTTTGACCGCAGTAAAATGGCAGTATTTTTGCAAGGTTATGAGTCAAAAAGAGCGCTTAGAGAAGATGAAAAGAAAGCATTGCCAGTGATGCTGGCAAAAGCTGCTGTGATATTCTGGCTACTACGTCTCAACGTTATTCACTATAACCGTACTGAAGGACGTACTGGCGATAATATCATGGTCAAAAATCCTGACCTGATGAAACGATTGGCCGCTTACCATTGGTCGCATGTCGAAAAAGCGCAAAATGTGGTCTTCGTATTGCTAGATACTGATAAGGCAGACAGCCAAATAAAAGGTGTTTTTAGCAGTGCGACGCAAGCTCAAGAGCATTTAAATGATGACAGTAAATTTGAAATCAAAAAATACACCCTAGATCAACTGTCATAA
- the hisF gene encoding imidazole glycerol phosphate synthase subunit HisF codes for MLAKRIIPCLDVDNGRVVKGVQFVDIKDAGDPVEVARRYNEQGADEITFLDITATNDDRDTTYHTVERMAETVFVPLTVGGGVRKIADIRNLLNAGADKVAINSAAVFTPEFVGEAAQKFGNQCIVVAIDAKRVVDINVDGIIVPRWEIFTHGGRKPTGIDAVAWAIKMAELGAGELLVTSMDGDGTKKGYDLALMRQITSQVNVPVIASGGVGNLQHLVDGVLEGGVDAVLAASIFHFGEHTVLEAKQYMAAQGIQMRL; via the coding sequence ATGTTAGCAAAGCGTATCATTCCTTGCTTGGACGTTGATAATGGTCGCGTGGTTAAAGGCGTGCAATTTGTCGATATTAAAGATGCTGGCGATCCAGTTGAAGTGGCAAGACGCTACAACGAACAAGGTGCCGATGAGATTACCTTTTTGGACATTACGGCCACCAATGATGATCGCGATACCACTTATCATACCGTTGAACGTATGGCAGAGACGGTATTCGTGCCGCTAACGGTCGGCGGCGGCGTGCGTAAAATAGCTGATATTCGTAACCTGCTCAATGCGGGTGCGGACAAAGTCGCTATTAATTCAGCAGCCGTATTTACGCCTGAATTTGTTGGCGAAGCGGCACAGAAATTTGGCAATCAATGTATTGTCGTGGCCATTGATGCCAAGCGCGTGGTTGATATTAACGTTGATGGCATCATAGTGCCACGTTGGGAGATTTTCACCCACGGTGGACGCAAACCAACCGGCATTGATGCGGTCGCTTGGGCGATCAAAATGGCCGAGCTGGGTGCTGGTGAGCTATTGGTCACCTCGATGGATGGTGATGGCACCAAAAAAGGCTACGATTTAGCCTTGATGCGACAGATTACCAGTCAAGTGAATGTGCCCGTCATTGCCTCTGGTGGCGTGGGCAACCTACAACATTTAGTCGATGGCGTACTTGAAGGTGGCGTGGATGCGGTGCTTGCAGCTAGTATTTTTCACTTTGGTGAGCATACCGTTCTTGAGGCAAAGCAATACATGGCAGCGCAAGGAATACAAATGCGTCTGTAA